CTTTGTACCCTAATCACGACCAGTCCGTAATTAGGCGAGTTTTAAATTACATTAGTTTTGCTGCTTCGGCTCTTTTTTATGGTTTGTTCATACTGAAGCGAGCAGATGTAATGTACGCCTATCATCCTCCTTTAACAGTCGGTATTGTTGCTAGTATTATCAGGTTTTTCCGAGGGATTCCGGTTGTTTATGATATTCAAGATATGTGGCCTGATACCTTGCGAGCAAGCGGCATGATTAATAGTCCCGGCACAATAAACCTAATTAGTAAAGTTTGTAATTGGGTTTATCATAATGTTGATTACATCGTTGTGCTTTCTCCTGGATTTAAGCGTTTGCTGATAGAGCGTGGGGTTCCTCAGAATAAGATCGATGTGATATATAACTGGGCCAATGAAAAAGCATTGGTATACCGTGAAGCAGTGTTACCAAATAATTTTCCAGACGAAAGCGCATTTAAGATAGTATTTGCAGGAAATATGGGGAAAGCTCAGGGATTAGATGCGGTTCTGGAGGCAGCTGCCTTACTCAAGTTAGCAAACTCACGAGCTGTATTTGTAATGATTGGTGGAGGTCTAGATGTTTCCCGCCTTCAATGTAGAGCAGCAGAAATGCTATTAAATAATGTAGTTTTTTTTCCAACTGTCTCCATGGAAAAAGTGAGTAACTATTTGTTTTCTGCAGACCTTCTACTTGTGCACTTGAAAAAAGATCCGCTATTTAGGATTACTATTCCTTCGAAAACTCAAGCGTACATGTGTGTGGGTAAACCACTTTTGATGGCGGTTGAAGGAGACGCATCAGAGTTAGTTAGCAAATCAAATGGTGGAATAGTTGTTCAGTCGGATAGTCCCAGGGAATTGGCTCAGGCCATTGCCCGTCTTGCATCTTTGGATAAATGTGAACTAACAAGGATGGGAGAGCAAGCGCAACAATACTATAGCGAGCACCTATCTTTAGAAATAGGAGTTAGTAAATTTGTAAAAATTTTTAGGAAATTTCAATGAAAAGAACGTTTGATTTTTCAGTTGCGGTAATTATTTTGATTATTTTATCCCTACCCTTGATCATCTTAATGGTAATCGTTCGCATTAAACTTGGTAACCCAATTTTTTTTAAACAGACTCGCCCGGGTTTAAATACTAAGCCATTTACAATAATCAAATTTAGAACAATGACAGAGCAATGTGATCCAAACGGCTTATTACTTTCGGATGCTCTCCGCTTAACACGATTTGGTCAATTTTTGAGAGCTTCAAGCCTTGATGAGTTGCCCGAGCTTTTAAATATTTTAAAAGGTGAAATGTCTCTAGTCGGTCCCCGGCCACTATTAATGGAGTATCTTCCGTTTTATACACCAGAGCAACTTAGAAGGCATGAGGTGCGACCGGGTTTGACTGGTTGGGCTCAAATCAATGGACGTAATGCCATAAGTTGGGATGAAAAGTTTGAACTTGATCTTTGGTATGTAGATAATCATAACTTGTGGATCGATATTAAAATAATACTTAAGACTATTGTGATAGTTTTCCAAAGAAAGCAGATTTGTGCTGATGGACATGTAACAATGCCGCCATTTATCGACTTTTAAAATTTCCTCTGACAAAAAACTAATTAATTTGACGGTTAGATGAGCATAAAATCTCATGGTAAAGAAATATCAATATTGAAGGAGTTCTTCATTTGGACGGCTCTATTTTTGTTGGCAAAGTAGAAAGCTATGATTTTTTGGTATATTTTTAGGTGATTCATTGTGGCATGAATTCTTAAAATCAAATAAATACATATATAGCACTGCCAACTACTTGTTTGGCATAAAGCTGACGAAAATTGCTTAAGAATTTTTTGAGTGTTTTTCAAACCTAACTCAACCTACACCCCACATTCTAATATTGCCTATACGGGGCTTGGTAATGTTATTTCTTCTTTTTGTATTACTAAACCTAATGTAAAGATTGACGATCTAAATACTGTGATATCTTACTCGTTATTGAGCCATGATCAAACGAGAGCTTGTGCAAATTTGATCGATTACCAGTTCGGGGAGATTTTTTGGTAAGAGATGCTAATTTTTTTGTATCAGATTAACCACCATCTCAGGGGTGTAAGTTATGAATTCGAATATTATTTATGTAGGAATATATATAAATAAGAACATTGGGGATAGCTGAACATTCTTTATAAGTTCAAAGAAAAGTATCAAATAACAATACTGGAATAAAGC
This genomic window from Polynucleobacter sp. MWH-UH24A contains:
- a CDS encoding glycosyltransferase family 4 protein, giving the protein MRIVFLTQWFDPEPTFKGIVFAHELLRRDFEVEVITGFPNYPGGKLYKGYRIKLLQKDFIDGIQITRLPLYPNHDQSVIRRVLNYISFAASALFYGLFILKRADVMYAYHPPLTVGIVASIIRFFRGIPVVYDIQDMWPDTLRASGMINSPGTINLISKVCNWVYHNVDYIVVLSPGFKRLLIERGVPQNKIDVIYNWANEKALVYREAVLPNNFPDESAFKIVFAGNMGKAQGLDAVLEAAALLKLANSRAVFVMIGGGLDVSRLQCRAAEMLLNNVVFFPTVSMEKVSNYLFSADLLLVHLKKDPLFRITIPSKTQAYMCVGKPLLMAVEGDASELVSKSNGGIVVQSDSPRELAQAIARLASLDKCELTRMGEQAQQYYSEHLSLEIGVSKFVKIFRKFQ
- a CDS encoding sugar transferase encodes the protein MKRTFDFSVAVIILIILSLPLIILMVIVRIKLGNPIFFKQTRPGLNTKPFTIIKFRTMTEQCDPNGLLLSDALRLTRFGQFLRASSLDELPELLNILKGEMSLVGPRPLLMEYLPFYTPEQLRRHEVRPGLTGWAQINGRNAISWDEKFELDLWYVDNHNLWIDIKIILKTIVIVFQRKQICADGHVTMPPFIDF